In one Tripterygium wilfordii isolate XIE 37 chromosome 22, ASM1340144v1, whole genome shotgun sequence genomic region, the following are encoded:
- the LOC119991469 gene encoding uncharacterized protein LOC119991469 — MNVDAAREKDGLRSAVGCVARNSNGRLTIASAVPVGLLSSVESAESYAIREGIKLAIEAGLEHVTIASDSKGVVAKINAQDSGLNEDGSIIGEIQMLREKLRYCKVSYYSRNCNNVVHSIAKFSLTCSVPHIWNDSNELRWLQEAVMAYLLPAVA, encoded by the coding sequence ATGAATGTTGACGCTGCTAGAGAGAAAGATGGTCTCAGATCTGCAGTTGGTTGCGTGGCTAGAAATTCTAATGGCAGGTTGACTATAGCATCTGCAGTACCAGTTGGGCTCCTTTCCTCTGTTGAAAGTGCAGAATCATATGCTATTAGGGAGGGTATCAAGCTTGCAATTGAGGCTGGCTTGGAGCATGTTACGATTGCCAGTGACTCTAAAGGAGTTGTGGCCAAGATCAATGCGCAGGATTCTGGGTTAAATGAAGATGGCAGCATTATTGGTGAAATTCAGATGCTACGGGAGAAGTTGCGATATTGTAAGGTATCTTACTACTCTAGGAATTGTAACAATGTAGTGCATAGTATTGCTAAGTTCTCTTTGACTTGTTCAGTTCCACACATTTGGAACGATTCGAATGAGCTTCGTTGGCTCCAGGAAGCTGTAATGGCATATTTATTGCCTGCTGTCGCTTAA